The window TCGACGTGGCGACCCGCGTGTTCGTCTCTGCCGACGGCACTGAGCCGTCCATGCGCGCGATCGCACGCGAAGCTGGGGTCGGCATCGCCACGCTCTACCGACACTTCCCCACCCGCGAGTCTCTCGTCGACGCGATCTACCGTGATCAGGTCGCGCGGCTCACCGCTGGCGCCCGCGAGCTACTCGCCCAGCTTCCCCCGCCCGCGGCGCTACGACGCTGGATGGACCTGTTCGGGGACTGGATTGCGACCAAGAACGGCATGCTCGACACACTGCTCGCGATGATCGAATCAGGCGAGATCGCCCATGCCCAGACCAGGACCGAGCTGCTCGCAGCCATCGACGCCATCCTCGCCGCCGGCCGTGCGACGGGCGAGCTCCGCTCCGATGTCACCGCCGAAGACATCGCCGCCAGCCTCATCGGCATCTTCACCGTGGCCCACCCACCCGACGACGCCAGAGCAGGTCGGCTGCTGAACATTCTGATGGACGGCCTACGGCCTACACCTTGAGCCGCTCCTCTGGCGCGAACAGCGCGGCGTTCGAGGCGAGGCGATGTCAACAACCCCGTGAGAGAGAGCGCCTAGTCGAGCCCGCGCCCGCGACCACGAGCCGAAGCGCACAGAAGATCGCCTGCCTGGATCTTGTCGTTTTCGCCAGGGAGGCGACATCCGGCCTGGGAAACGACGCGCGGCACGGGAACCTACAGATTCGTATCTATCGGCGACAGTGCGTCATCGTTTATTGTGACTTAATGGAGGTTAAGCGGCAGTACACGAGGTGAGGGGCGTCTTCACGGATGAGTCGGCGTGATGATCAGATCGACCCGGCGGTGGACGAGCTGCTGACGGGGATGATGCGGCTGTGGGCCGAGGCGCCCCCGGCGGTCCGGTGGCGGGCGCTACGCGAGCTGGCCGACAACCGGGCGAGCCTGCAGGCGATGACGATCCACCAGCTGCTTCCGGAGGACGGCTCCCGCCGAGGCCTCGGCGACCTGGCTCGCGCGCTCGGCGTGACGACCAGCTGGGTCAGCCAGCTGGCCTCGCTGCCCCGCCGCCACGCCGGCCTGTTCGCCTGGGGGCGGGCGCTGGCCGTCGCGTCCGACCTGGTGGCCCTCGCCGAGCGGGCCGGCTCCAACCGGCTGTCCGGCGAGCTGTCCGGCATCGTCCGACGCGGCCTGCACGACACCAGCCCGCTGAGCGACCTGGAGGACGCGGCCAGCCGCTGGGCGCTCGCCGCCCGCCGCCAGCGCCGCGGCCCCGAGGCGGACGCGCTCGTCGAGCGCCTCGACGCCCTGCTCACGCGGGTCACCCCCGCGCTCGACCTGGACTGGCTGGCCCGCGCGGAGATCGCCCTCGGCTACCAGACCGGCCGGGCGCCCACCGCCTCTGCTGGCGTCGCGTCCGCGGCCGGAGCCTCCGCCCCCCGGGCCGTCGCCGCCGGCGCCCGCGTCACCGGTGTCGAGCCGGCGGTTCCCGCGCCACGGCACCCGGCGACCGCCGGCACGGCCGAGCCTCCACCGCGGCGCGGCCCGAGCGACCCCCTGCCCTGGAGCCGCTACCGCCTTCGCGACCGCTAGCGAACCCGGCGAGCAGCCGGCGGGCCATCCATCGGACGGCGGCGCCGAGCCGGTCAGGGCCGGCGGACCAGGGCGCCGGTCG of the Pseudofrankia saprophytica genome contains:
- a CDS encoding TetR/AcrR family transcriptional regulator; protein product: MAESDTRALRADATRNRNQLLDVATRVFVSADGTEPSMRAIAREAGVGIATLYRHFPTRESLVDAIYRDQVARLTAGARELLAQLPPPAALRRWMDLFGDWIATKNGMLDTLLAMIESGEIAHAQTRTELLAAIDAILAAGRATGELRSDVTAEDIAASLIGIFTVAHPPDDARAGRLLNILMDGLRPTP